In the Populus trichocarpa isolate Nisqually-1 chromosome 1, P.trichocarpa_v4.1, whole genome shotgun sequence genome, AAGTCAACCTCTCTCTTTGCATCTCTATCTCTCAATACCTTCCGTCACAAACACACTTCATTTACACTCCTTGTCGTTTGTTCTTACGGTCACAGTCACAGCTGCAAATTTTTCTTATGACCGAAAAACACACAACGCACTCTCCCTAAATTACCGTATTACCCCTTCATCCTTTCCTTTTTAGACCTCTTTTGACCTTCACCCAGACGGCcacactcactcactcactcactcacaaTGGACAACAATACCTCTCGCTCTGAGGTTTCCGACTGCGGCGATCCAACGAGGCCGGAGTCCGGCGGCGGCGGTGCTAGGTACAAGCTGATGTCGCCGGCCAAGCTTCCGATCTCGAGGTCGGCTTGCATCACGATCCCTCCTGGACTCAGTCCGACCTCGTTTCTTGAGTCTCCAGTTCTTCTCTCTAATGTTAAGGTTAGTCGTTTCTACTTCACTTAATTGTTGTTTGGATCGTAgttcttgttttttctgtttgatTGCTGAGAAAATGATAGAAAGTAGAGGAAATAAGATCTGTTTGGGAGCTGAGATAAGTAGAGCGAACTGGAggagttaaattttttctttaatgtaagattcaaagttgtttttgttgttgttgttgttattattgtttataaatgaaataaaattgtcaTTTCTACTATTTAACAGCTATCAAAAGAACGGTGTTGTTTGTAGCTTCGTGTCGCTGAGTTCAAGAAGTGGAGAATtgactttaaaagaaaagatgctcttactttcattaaaaaacaaaaaacagcttgaaatttgaaatgccagttattatatttgtgttgtttcgtttcttgtttagattttttattcatgtaatttgGGAGTGCTTATGTTGGAACCTGAAGTTAGATTCTGATGCTTGATGATATAATAACTCTGAATTTGGTACCATGTCTAGTGTGTAGGAGAATATGACTTTTTTAGTATTATCAGTATGAGCTTTCCCTTTTTAtgttctgttttcttttctttttgtaaatgCCTGTTTTGGATTTTCACATAATGAGTCTTTGTGGTGCTGTTTGTTTATTGTCTATGCTTTTATTGTGTTATTCCATTTGTTTGTGTGAAGAATATGGAATAGATGCGTTGATGACGAGATTGATATTAAAATGCGATATGACTACAAAGTGGAAGGAGAAGCTACAAGGGATATGTGAATCAAAGGAACGAGAATAAACTCGATTATCTGTAGAGAGAATATATTGGTTGCCCATCATGACCATCTATATAGCTGAAGCTTGAATGTGATATGTATTATATTGGTGCTCAAGCATGAGAAATTGGGTTTGAGGCTTTGTTCAGTTGAGTGTTAATTTCTAGATTGAAAGTATTGGGCTATatggaaatattttaaaattgaagttaCAATTTAGCTTCTCTTCACCTTTAGTGGGTTCaatttttgttctctctttttatatttgctGAGTTTCCTTATGCTTGTGTCACCTGGTGAGAATCAGTTAGCTCTCATCAAGTGTTTATATGCGCTGATCTTTGTATGTCTTGATGCCGATAAGAAAGTATATCTTAGAGCTTCACGGATTTGGCACCAGTTAAAAAGTATGGAGAGTGGAgacagtagcataaaaaaaaacatagttatcAGTTGAGCTTTTGATGAGGGCCTTAGGATGTTCAGGGATTATGCAGCTTCCATGTATCTtgattttctattcttttttatttttgtttagttgaTCTGCTTGTACTTCATTTTAGAAGTATCTTTTAAGACTGATTCAATATCTTCTTGGCTTCATAGGCAGAGCCTTCCCCCACTACTGGTACGTTTACTAAGCCTCGAACAGCTCTTGGCTCTCTTAGCTCCACTCCATATTCTGCTACAACTGTTTCATCCACAGCGTGCGGAGAAAGAAAATCCGACTACTTTGAGTTTAGACCATATGCTAGGTCAAACATGGTGAGTTCTTAATGAGATTTCAGATTGCCTTAAACTGCATGGTGACTTCTAAGTATTTGGAGCTCTTGTAATTTATTCttctatttcctttttttgACTTAAATTGCATGATAGGCTACCAGTCttgaattatttcaataattatatgGTACTTTCAGACCTCATTCATGTTTAAATAACAGCTTCTATAATTCCTTGCATTACTCAGCATCTTCTCCTACTTTCCTTTATCCTGTATGCTGGTAGTGACTAAATATATAGCTTCTCCAACTCAAAACTTGACCTATATTAACCACTTTGAGATTTCTCAACAATTGCCATATATTAACCGAAACATTCACTGCCAATGAGCCATTGGTTTTATTCATTCTCATTCAGAATAATAATTGCATAAAGGTGTAATTAAGAGTTGAATAACGAGGCTTCTTTTTATACCTGATCatccttttttccccttttcagAATTATTTATGTTGATAATCTCATTTCAATTCATGACATCTGCAAGTGGCCTTGCTGGGGGGGAATTGTTTGCCTAACACGTCaattatttttaggtttctGCAGATATAAACCATCAGAGGAGCACACAATGTGCTCAAGTCCAAAGCCAGTGCCATTCACAATCATTTGCCTCACCACCTTTGGTAAAAGGTGAGATGGAAGTATCCACAAATGAGTTGAGTCTGTCAGCATCCCTTCACATGGTTACTTCAGTTGCTAGTGCACCTGCTGAAGTTGATTCAGATGAACTAAACCAAACGGGGCTCTCTAGCAGTGGGCTTCAGGCATCACAGTCTGATCATAGAGCAGGAACTGCGCCTTCAATGTCATCTGATGATGGATATAACTGGAGAAAATATGGACAGAAACATGTTAAGGGAAGTGAGTTCCCTCGAAGCTATTACAAATGTACACATCCTAACTGTGAAGTGAAAAAGTTATTTGAGCGCTCCCATGATGGACAAATAACAGAGATTATCTACAAGGGTACACATGATCATCCTAAACCACAACCCAGCCGCCGATATGCCTCTGGTTCTGTTTTGTCCATGCAGGAAGATAGATTTGACAAGTCTTCATCTCTGCCTAACCAAGGTGGTATGGATTAAACTTCTTAGGGAATTCAGTTTGCTTTTTACTTCCCTAATGTATTAACTAATGTTCGTTCCTTCACTCCTTCCCCTTCCCTTTCTTTCACTTTCATTGCAGACAAGTCACCTGGTGCTTATGGACAGGTGCCTCATGCTATCGAGCCAAATGGTGCCCTTGAACTGTCTACTGGAGCAAATGATGATACTGGAGAAGGTGCCGAAGACGATGATGATCCCTTCTCAAAAAGAAGGTATCAGTTCAGAACACCCTTAAAGTTGTTTGTAATAGACACATACTAACCAAGCGATGGTCTAATTACATTGAGCAGGAGGTTGGATGCTGGAGGTTTTGATGTTACTCCAGTGGTCAAACCTATCCGGGAACCACGTGTTGTCGTGCAAACTCTGAGTGAGGTTGATATACTGGATGATGGGTACAGGTGGCGCAAATATGGCCAGAAAGTGGTGAGAGGAAATCCTAATCCAAGGTATGTTTTGTGTTGATGAGTTAAGTAGTTGCTGCTTTTTTACTGTTATGGTCCTTTATATCATGTATGACTCTTTTCTTGAGTAGTTTAGTGAATTTCTTGGATAGTCCTGTGCATCAGTACATTTTTAGCAGTCATATGCTGTGCATATTGGATAAAATGACAGAATAAGCAGATACAATCTTTTGAATATGATCAATGCCCAATCTTTCTGGCTAGGTGTCTGACATGAAATTAACCATGATCCATAAACTACTTATTTGATCtcattaaatttagcttttaatGTGAAACTAGTCTCACAATATGTGCTTTGCTGAAGGACACTGGGGTTGGGTTATATTCCGACAAAAGAAGATAATTCTTATTCTTAAGTATTGCTATTGTAGCAAGATAAAGGTGTTGAAAATTTAACAAATGTTGGGTTTAGTGAAAATTCTGAATGCATGAAGGGAAGGAAATATCCAtccatttttagaaaaaaagatgcACAAAGATAAGGAGACAACCAAAATAATCTGGTTATTTCATTTGCTTGTGCAACTTTCTTGTATTCATAGGAAGAGCTTGAAGGATATCTAATTATTtgctaattttgttttcaatctatAAATAAGTATGGTGGCATACTTCTTATTGAGGTATTGTTCTTGAAACTTCAATAAAAGGTTGGGGAAATGCAGATCTTCTTAAGCctgttaaatgttttaatttttcctgAATTAGATGTTTTTGCAATTGCATCCTTGTCTAGAAATTGTGTACGTTCAGCCAAATGCAGAATAAGGTTGTGAAGATGTTTTAATAACCTGAAtatatcttaaaagaaaaaggaattccCCTTCTCGATAGAGCGGAAGTATAAGACATGATGTGGTGAAAATATGTGCTATGAAGCTAAAACTTACTGGCGAAATGCTTAATTGCTCTCTTAAAATCTGATTGGGCTGGAATCAAAGCTCTTATTAACTAAGACTTTTTAATGGCTGGTCCTTAAAAACAAGGATGGATCCACACCCATTCTTGAAAAATTTGTCAGCATAAGGATTTAATACTGATTTTGCACTTCTTATTCCATGCCAGCATCCCCTtcttttgatcaaaatattatctGTCCTTGTTCCAAATGTGATGTAGAACCATCAACAAGAGAGACAATgttgaagaaaattcaattttttttttcaatcaataatacctaaaataaaaaccctGAATGACTGCACAGGttgtttgtttatgttaattaatattcCCTGGATAAACTTGGAAGTTGATAGTGGAGACCTAGAGATTAAtgtaataataacaaaaaatatcaatagtTTACCATGTCAATGTAGAACAATTGTAATGCTCAGAGTTGTGCTCACACAGAACCATAgctggttttttaaaatttatttatttattgctttgCACATATAACTACGCTTTATAACTTCTATGCATGAGCTTGCCCTGTCTTCTAGCTAAATTGtcaatatttattcaaaaaatattttctactcCTTCCCTATTTCACTGTTGTTTCTTATGAGATATTTATGCTTACTGATTCTTCAGGAGTTACTACAAATGCACAAATGCTGGATGCCCAGTTAGAAAGCACGTTGAGAGGGCATCGCATGATCCAAAAGCAGTTATAACCACATATGAGGGGAAACACAATCATGATGTACCTACAGCTAGGACAAACAGTCATGACATGGCGGGACCATCAGCTGTGAATGGACCCTCAAGGATTAGACCAGATGAAAACGAGACAATTAGCCTTGATCTTGGGGTCGGGATCAGTTCTACAACTGAAAACCAGTCCAGCGATCAGCAACAAGCTTTGCATGCTGAACTTATCAAACACGAGAACCAAGCAAGTGGTTCTAGTTTCAGAGTAGTTCATGCAACCCCAATTACGGCTTACTATGGTGTTTTAAATGGTGGCATGAATCAGTATGGATCTAGGCAAATTCCAGGTGAAAGCCGTAGCATTGAAATTCCACCTTATCCATATCCGCAGAACATGGGAAGATTATTAACGGGTCCATAAGTTTGTCtgagttttaaatttgtttcccGCATCCTTGCCTTACAGCTGGTAAATGGCAAAAGGTTAGAATCTGAATTTTAAGAATATGTATTGCTCTATATATATCTTTGCTTATGGTCTTAGAGCTCATCATCTTTGGTGTTCGTAACTTCCTCTTTGCAAGCTCATCTTTCTCCAGCTTCCATTTCATCAACTTTGCTAACCACAAAGTTTTGTATAAGTGTGAAAGCAATACCACTGAATGCAGCAGCATTGTAAACACTGGCTTGTTAGGACTACATCGTGATTATCTACTTGTGCATGTATAATTCAAAATTCCTGcaattctagtttttattttcggGACTTTTTTCTCAAGCCCGTGCAAGTTTGGTGATTTTGAATCGTATTATCAATTGAATGAATGCCCGCCCAGAGACGATTCTCATTTATGAAGCCAATCTGATGAATGCATTGCTTTGGAATTTTTTCCTACCACAAACAACAATAATtgctctcttctttttctccgGGGACAGGACAAAATGACCTAGATCATTCTCTCACCGGAGTTTATCTAAGAGCGGCTTGTCTTTTGGTGCCTTGCCCCTGTAGCATAAAGCAATCTGGTAAGCAGACCTCTATGGAATAAACCTGTTGCAAACGCTACTGGAATGGTTCCACCTAATAGGTAATCCAGGGAAATTTGATAGTGCAGATGTTAATGCATGTTTAACAGAGTGTATTAGAGAGAATGTAATGTATGAAATATGTCTTCCTCCATGTATTATCTAGATATAATTATAAGGAATCttattaaataagtaaaatacataatacaattaaaataaacttataacATAAAGTGTCAACCCAGTTCTAGGTCCCCTAAAAttcttttatgtaaaaaatattttcctttattttaaaatattaaaaaaaactccaaaaacataaaaaatatatattttttcatatatatatatatatatatagacaaaatAACAAAGGCTGGAAATTCAATTACATCACTGGAGGGCTAGGGCCTAATTCAAGGAAACAATGAGGATTTGGCACCAAATTGATTAGGACAAACttgcaaaataattaagtttaagcATTTAGTTGAACTTTTAATGAGTTTAATTTAGGTCAAATTACAAGAATTGGAAGTTTTGGGgaccaattttgaattttaataagttaattggTCAAttcaggggcttaattgtaaggaaaagaaaatttgaagaCCAATTAGGggtttatataaagaaattcaaaatcgaGAATCAAGATGCAAAAGACATGTATatttaaggaccaaaattgactaaattaggggtcaaattgagacaaattaaaaatttaatgattaattaagGATCAAAGTGCACAATTTAAAAACTAAGGacctatttatataatttgtgtgAATACGAGGATTACAATCAACATTGCCAAGGATGCGATTGCATGGATTAAAAAGTTTTCGGGCTAACTAAGGATGcatatatcaaaatttaaaatacaaagacTAGAATGAAAATTCTCATACCCCTAATTAAAGCCTTAATTTTTAGGATTTAGACGAAGCAACATGTCATTTGTGTTTTAATAAAGAGAAGGGATggcatattgattttttttttagtcgaGAAGGCTAATCGCCAAACCACTTTCAAGTGAATGAATGCGGTGCGTCTTCAACTACCCTAGAGGCTCTAGTTGGCGTCAAACGACTGGGAAACACTTTCTCTACAAATATCAGTCATCCACATCAAATGCTTATACACTATTTGTCTCGAAGAACTCGCCGATATCTTATCCCTAGTTAGCCTCCCTTGCTTTGACAAATTTAAGCCGATTGAGATCCAATCTTTCGATCAAAGAATATGGAGTTATGAACCTCCAAATCAAGTGTGGTTTATTCCTAGTTATACATCTGCATCACCTCTTCATCTCTTAGGTCCTTTAATGGCATGTTTGCATCTCAAATTCCATGATTAATTCATCAAAGTACCATCATATCCATTCAAccttgactaaaaaaaaaaagtcacttgTAAAAGAATAGACTTTGAGGTTATTTTCACTTGATAAGGTTCATagtaaaaggataaaagaaaacCAGATACTACAACTTTCAGGGAAGGttatagaagagaaaaaagggggggaaatCTTCCATAACCATATATATTTGGAAAACCACTAAGGAAATGATGAATGATTTTGTAACTTCTTGATTTTGTTACAACCTATAAAAGAGATTATCTTTCTAAAGAGAGGAAATAGAGAGAGGAAGATTGAGAAAgaaattctaagaaaaaaaagagaaaaatagtaagcaaaaataagaaaaaagagagaaaagaataaagGAAAACGAATAGAAGAATAAAGGGTTTAAAGTAAGCaggaaataagaagaaaaggagcaCGACTATCCAGAAAAAAGGCAACATTGTAACTAAAAGTATACTACTTGCCCTAGGGTGTAGCTTAATGAACACAACCCttcttaatacattttaaatttgtactttaatgtttattgttCATCTATTGTGATTAGTTGTTAGTTTAATGGAAAATGTATgtgtttttaatatgtataatcaTGTCTTGAAGTAATATGCATGTTTTGGGATGTATATTTTGATGTGTAGTGTAGTCACAGtatctattttgatttcatgTGTTGATGATAAGTGATTTACTAAAATTGTGATCATATGTTGTTTTTGGTGAGATACTGGGTTTAATCCAGCTATGTTCATAATAATGTTCGTTGAAAACAAGTGTTAGAATCAATGTAATAATGTTTAAAGTTGaagaaacatatttttgaaGTTCTGTGGTTAATTTGGTTTAATTGTTgcgttgtaattttttttcttgagtttttgaTGGTTCAAACAAGTTATTATAAGCATGTTTAAGCTAAAGTTGTCGGGTTTGAAGTTGTTTCTAGGTTTTTCTGGGTTTCTATGTTAGTGTTCATAGGCTGCAATTTCAATCTCCTTGCAAATTGATGTTTTTGGCCTATCTTTTGTGCTTTGATCGAAGTTTAAACCTACACATGGATGTTCTTTGTTTATAATTAGTCCTTTTGAGGCTTGATTTGGATTAATCAATCCTTTAACCCTTATGAAGACTTGGTGACACGACCAAaaaattgatgtcttctcccaagtgcaggagtgtcgaagtaataaataatccaCACACAAAAGGAGGTTCcattaatggtatttcaaataataataataataataataataataataataatgataataataataataatgagttaAAGAGAATTtagagatgtaagattaatatgaagattaaacaatgataaaaacagttgtcaaggttagaagatccattaatggtatttcaaataagtataatataaattctttttattactcaactagaaaccacacacaaaaggaggttccaatcggatgatttgtcattaatagctcattataaattattaacatgatcatattaattatcttattcaagtaacatcaaacttttaaatattgtcaggaatttatgatgctaacttatgttaacaacaaatcaagttcgtttcatagcacatgtgtaggttataccatacggttggctatgaaagtgccaagcatttgttgtaccaagtgttatacaacacaaatctagattaaccatttaacaagcaaagtattaagagtgaataagataacaaatacaaaacatgttagtatcaaatattaaagtccatgttgagtttatattatacttatcctaaCACTATTAGTGAAACACTTTcacattgacataataaacttagctaaacataataaagaagagaaacataaataaacaagaggagaacatgattatataagtatagtaaagaaaatgaaaggcataaacaagagattaatgaaactataacatgaaataaaactagaaaaattaaaactacaaagaaagaaagtgagtaaggaaatgatcttgatctgaaaaccaagatgcctaaatgcatgacaaatacctctttttataggccaaaattcggaactattgatttgatggctaattgttgagtgggtgaccacctcttgacttggtaacaatcattatcttcttgtctgcagaaaacgtcattgttaacatcagaatttgagtaGATAGTCTTCATTAAAGTTATGGAAAATTGTCtaagctttccaacaaaacaagaattggtacatttagacttctagaactcaacatatgggctgaacactgaatagtgtctgggttgcaggacatatttcgacttctttgttgttgctataatttgaacttgaaaacggtcattttgaatcttggactcttcatgaaagttttaggtctatgtcttagctttccatacatataaaccagacctaaatccaagttccaCAGCTTCAGTTATGATCtaataaccgaatagtgttcaagtttggactgaaccagcatctcttttctaagcttaaccttTTCTTTgccttctcaatttcagtagttaaactcatcaatcaatcctttgatttatgtgatagacctgcatttaagatgaaaatttagcataaattaaaggtatcttttattattagacatgttattataaaacatgctctagttaaggagatattgatacttcaagtgcaaaatgatgatataaaaccttgataaaaatgcacttttaagtaccaATCACTTGGGTTTAGATTTAAACTACTTGACTTGATATGAGAGATATTTGATATAGTATTTCCCATTTAATACATCATTTTACTATAATTTGACATGTTCTCTCTTTCTATGCCTTTGATTTAATGCATTTTGTTCTTtatcttcaatttgttttttgggttcttagctatgttcttcatgttcttgagATGTTCAGCCAAAAATCACCGTTTTGATCtttaaaacttttgttttgaTCTTGGGTTTTGTTTATGGGCTTGGGCTAGGCTGAGAAGCCTAGTCCATGTGATTGGACTGAGCCTTCGGGTTTTGGGCAAGGCTAGGAAGCCCAATCCACATAATTGGGCTAAGCCTTTTAAGGCTTAAGGTCATGTTTGGCAAAACAAAAATCTGTCAAAAGAAAATGTATGTAACAACCCGACTTTTTCATAGCAAAAAATCggtggaatttttttattttgtttagaagtCGTTAGGTTCTCATTGCTTTTCACAATATCATTCTCTGAATTTATAAATGCATTCCATTCATCAGCAATGAACAACCCATATAGGGTGATGTAAATCAACATTCCTTAAAAAGTGTCAATACACATTCTCACAACGGTATTTAGGGTTTATTGTAATAGAATTCATCTCTTAGTATAGTGCAATACTCATGTGATTTCACAATACATCATTCTCATAAAAGAGAATATCACATACATACATTCAGCACATCATGTTTACAAGATCGTACTTTCACATCCGTATtccattataattttcaatacaAGTCTCTTACAA is a window encoding:
- the LOC7485085 gene encoding probable WRKY transcription factor 20 isoform X1 is translated as MDNNTSRSEVSDCGDPTRPESGGGGARYKLMSPAKLPISRSACITIPPGLSPTSFLESPVLLSNVKAEPSPTTGTFTKPRTALGSLSSTPYSATTVSSTACGERKSDYFEFRPYARSNMVSADINHQRSTQCAQVQSQCHSQSFASPPLVKGEMEVSTNELSLSASLHMVTSVASAPAEVDSDELNQTGLSSSGLQASQSDHRAGTAPSMSSDDGYNWRKYGQKHVKGSEFPRSYYKCTHPNCEVKKLFERSHDGQITEIIYKGTHDHPKPQPSRRYASGSVLSMQEDRFDKSSSLPNQGDKSPGAYGQVPHAIEPNGALELSTGANDDTGEGAEDDDDPFSKRRRLDAGGFDVTPVVKPIREPRVVVQTLSEVDILDDGYRWRKYGQKVVRGNPNPRSYYKCTNAGCPVRKHVERASHDPKAVITTYEGKHNHDVPTARTNSHDMAGPSAVNGPSRIRPDENETISLDLGVGISSTTENQSSDQQQALHAELIKHENQASGSSFRVVHATPITAYYGVLNGGMNQYGSRQIPGESRSIEIPPYPYPQNMGRLLTGP
- the LOC7485085 gene encoding probable WRKY transcription factor 20 isoform X2; translated protein: MDNNTSRSEVSDCGDPTRPESGGGGARYKLMSPAKLPISRSACITIPPGLSPTSFLESPVLLSNVKAEPSPTTGTFTKPRTALGSLSSTPYSATTVSSTACGERKSDYFEFRPYARSNMVSADINHQRSTQCAQVQSQCHSQSFASPPLVKGEMEVSTNELSLSASLHMVTSVASAPAEVDSDELNQTGLSSSGLQASQSDHRAGTAPSMSSDDGYNWRKYGQKHVKGSEFPRSYYKCTHPNCEVKKLFERSHDGQITEIIYKGTHDHPKPQPSRRYASGSVLSMQEDRFDKSSSLPNQDKSPGAYGQVPHAIEPNGALELSTGANDDTGEGAEDDDDPFSKRRRLDAGGFDVTPVVKPIREPRVVVQTLSEVDILDDGYRWRKYGQKVVRGNPNPRSYYKCTNAGCPVRKHVERASHDPKAVITTYEGKHNHDVPTARTNSHDMAGPSAVNGPSRIRPDENETISLDLGVGISSTTENQSSDQQQALHAELIKHENQASGSSFRVVHATPITAYYGVLNGGMNQYGSRQIPGESRSIEIPPYPYPQNMGRLLTGP